A window of the Cloacibacillus sp. An23 genome harbors these coding sequences:
- a CDS encoding DEAD/DEAH box helicase: MLYKWQEKALAAIEGRSAILSAPTGSGKTWVAYIWAGLMERDGTPRLPEGRVIFTAPIKALSNERYLDLKGMGFDVGLETGDFKKNAGASVLCCTQEIYTLKYAHLPGQRVVIDEFHFIFNDPERARAYIDGLRGTSDDSRILVMSATFGNPERVRRYLEEMARRDFALFGTNDRVTRLVYKRRGTRFAQIHDALIFAFSKKGVEWAAAQTAKTRRKISREKRERLREIAEILEVSKLPDTMLRGVGMYFGSMLPKEKLLVEMAFRERIIDVVAGTDALSLGVNLPAESVIFAQMAKFIDGPLTRNEFLQMAGRAGRKGFFNTGYVSYIPRSKCENFDYDTGLLYLETLDKPCEEAKIKLLPAIGRLLKNEVDVETEAKVIAECSMPRRGLRAVTREVEGALREITQALSAIKDRRERSRVRTILGDIWSDEMERDVNIALARLFAEEGEPDALKCAQLLKKTERNYLQALLKIKRFANRLPEQYRFSHMERVDEAVNEIDGSVFGFEDKIRQIKITEEAEG; this comes from the coding sequence ATGCTCTATAAATGGCAGGAAAAGGCGCTCGCCGCGATAGAAGGGCGCAGCGCAATACTCTCAGCGCCCACCGGCAGCGGCAAGACGTGGGTCGCCTACATCTGGGCCGGCCTCATGGAGCGCGACGGAACGCCGCGCCTTCCAGAGGGGCGCGTCATCTTCACCGCGCCGATAAAGGCGCTGTCGAACGAGCGCTACCTCGACCTCAAGGGCATGGGGTTCGACGTCGGCCTCGAGACGGGAGACTTCAAGAAAAACGCCGGAGCCTCCGTCCTCTGCTGCACGCAGGAGATATACACGCTCAAATACGCGCATCTTCCGGGCCAGCGCGTCGTCATAGACGAGTTCCACTTCATATTCAACGACCCTGAGCGCGCGCGCGCCTACATCGACGGGCTGCGCGGCACCTCGGACGACAGCCGCATACTCGTCATGTCCGCGACCTTCGGCAATCCGGAGCGCGTGCGCCGCTACCTCGAAGAGATGGCGCGGCGCGACTTCGCGCTCTTCGGGACGAACGACCGCGTCACGAGACTCGTCTACAAACGGCGCGGCACGCGCTTCGCGCAGATACACGACGCGCTCATCTTCGCATTTTCCAAGAAGGGCGTCGAATGGGCCGCGGCTCAGACCGCGAAGACGCGCCGCAAAATAAGCCGCGAAAAGCGCGAGCGGCTGCGCGAGATAGCCGAGATACTCGAAGTCTCAAAGCTGCCCGACACGATGCTGCGCGGCGTCGGCATGTATTTCGGCTCCATGCTGCCGAAGGAAAAGCTGCTCGTCGAGATGGCCTTCCGCGAGCGCATAATAGACGTCGTGGCCGGCACCGACGCCCTCTCGCTCGGCGTCAACCTTCCCGCCGAAAGCGTCATTTTCGCGCAGATGGCGAAATTCATCGACGGCCCGCTGACGCGCAACGAATTTCTTCAGATGGCGGGGCGCGCGGGACGAAAAGGCTTCTTCAACACAGGCTACGTATCCTACATACCGCGCAGCAAATGCGAAAACTTCGACTACGACACCGGGCTGCTCTACCTCGAGACCCTCGACAAGCCGTGCGAAGAGGCGAAGATAAAGCTGCTCCCCGCTATAGGCCGCCTGCTCAAAAACGAGGTGGACGTGGAGACCGAGGCGAAGGTGATAGCCGAATGTTCCATGCCGCGCCGCGGCCTGCGCGCCGTCACGCGCGAGGTCGAGGGCGCGCTGCGCGAGATAACGCAGGCCCTCTCCGCTATAAAGGACCGCCGCGAGCGCTCGCGCGTCCGCACGATACTCGGCGACATATGGAGCGACGAAATGGAGCGCGACGTCAACATAGCCCTCGCGCGCCTCTTCGCGGAGGAGGGCGAGCCCGACGCGCTGAAATGCGCGCAGCTCCTGAAAAAGACGGAGCGCAACTATCTGCAGGCGCTGCTCAAGATAAAGCGCTTCGCGAACCGCCTGCCGGAGCAGTACCGCTTCTCGCATATGGAGCGCGTGGACGAGGCCGTCAACGAGATCGACGGCTCCGTGTTCGGCTTCGAGGACAAGATACGCCAGATAAAGATAACTGAGGAAGCCGAGGGCTGA
- a CDS encoding UPF0182 family protein encodes MDLNDLLREMMNRGRREWTEGRGDNGESWDDGGRRPPEIRLPKVKKIWFVMGGLFILFTMILPWFANFMTDLYWFEANGYDSVFWRRIFAQWELFAAALVPGFAVYAVNWRVAWKRGMTFMDGAGELPQFRRMGKLVFAAAFFVALVNALNAVGMWDEFLKFRNPAPFGETDPLFGIDIGFYVFTLPFVKFVQAWGQGVLMLALVGSCAVYFMTRALSFQNGRPYAAPAARLHLTLLGALILVFWGAGYWLSRYELLFSPTGVVWGAGYTDAGFVLPALSILAFAMFAAAVLLCVNFFKPMWKLSAVIVGALIVVGWAARTVVPGVVQQYVVKPNEYEREKTYLGYHLDYTRRGFGLDGVKSVAFSPESEVTPAELAADEDTVRNIRMWDYSPLLRTYRQLQAIRTYYNFSDVYVDRYDIDGASRQIMIGVRGLDLSHLQNPTWVNTHLEFTHGYGVVMNPVNEIASGGLPHFFMKDIPVKSEIGIELTRPEIYFSPSTAHGSYVLVKTNVKEFDYPMGDSNVRSVYAEDGGVSIGSMWRRLLFTLRFRDTEILFTGALTEESRVLYNRNVLLAFHKVAPFLIYDMDTYPLILDGRVKWMQDAFTWSDRYPYSKPFTTGDRSLAHFAGVNYVRNSVKAVADAYTGRMEFYAVDEDDPIIRSWMKIFPELFRPKGGMSEKLWEHARYPQDLFEVQTDVYCTYHMTDTNTYYNREDVWEVTPNGRERRIEPNYVTMRLWGEEKAEFAVIVPYMPLGRDNLIGWMAGRCDPGNYGELLVYEFPKQKLIYGPAQVEALIDQNPEISAQLSLWSQRGSDVIRGDLLVIPIGKSLLYVQPLYLKAETGELPELKRVIVSTGGRVAWADDFGGALSKLMKQKISLKDEAPKQAAPSSSASAETQAAHAPADIASLINEAQRLYDASQSAQRGGDWAGYGENIRRLGEVLGRMRELGL; translated from the coding sequence TTGGACTTGAACGACCTTTTACGGGAAATGATGAACCGCGGGCGGCGCGAGTGGACCGAGGGACGCGGCGACAACGGCGAGAGCTGGGACGACGGAGGGCGAAGGCCGCCTGAGATCCGTCTGCCGAAGGTTAAGAAGATATGGTTCGTCATGGGCGGGCTGTTCATCCTCTTTACGATGATCCTTCCGTGGTTCGCGAATTTTATGACCGACCTCTACTGGTTCGAGGCGAACGGCTACGATTCCGTCTTCTGGCGGCGCATCTTCGCGCAGTGGGAACTTTTCGCCGCGGCGCTCGTGCCGGGCTTCGCCGTCTACGCGGTAAACTGGCGCGTCGCGTGGAAGCGCGGCATGACGTTCATGGACGGAGCTGGGGAGCTTCCGCAGTTCCGCCGTATGGGGAAGCTGGTCTTCGCGGCGGCTTTCTTCGTCGCCTTGGTGAACGCGCTGAACGCCGTGGGAATGTGGGACGAGTTCCTGAAATTCCGCAATCCAGCGCCGTTCGGCGAGACCGACCCGCTTTTCGGCATAGACATCGGCTTTTACGTATTTACTCTTCCATTTGTTAAATTCGTGCAGGCTTGGGGGCAGGGCGTCCTCATGCTCGCGCTCGTCGGCTCCTGCGCAGTCTACTTTATGACGCGCGCACTGTCCTTCCAGAACGGGCGGCCCTACGCCGCGCCCGCCGCGCGGCTGCACCTGACGCTGCTCGGCGCTCTGATCCTCGTATTCTGGGGCGCGGGCTACTGGCTTTCGCGCTACGAGCTGCTCTTCTCGCCGACGGGAGTCGTCTGGGGCGCGGGCTACACGGACGCCGGCTTTGTGCTGCCCGCGCTCTCGATATTGGCCTTCGCGATGTTTGCGGCCGCGGTGCTGCTCTGCGTCAACTTCTTCAAGCCGATGTGGAAGCTCTCCGCCGTCATCGTCGGCGCGCTCATAGTCGTCGGCTGGGCCGCGCGCACCGTCGTCCCCGGCGTGGTGCAGCAGTACGTGGTCAAGCCTAACGAGTACGAGCGCGAGAAGACGTACCTCGGCTACCACCTCGACTATACGCGGCGCGGCTTCGGCCTCGACGGAGTCAAGTCCGTCGCATTCTCGCCGGAAAGCGAGGTCACGCCCGCCGAGCTCGCGGCCGACGAGGACACTGTGCGCAACATACGCATGTGGGACTATTCGCCGCTGCTGCGCACTTACCGCCAGCTCCAGGCGATACGCACCTACTATAACTTCAGCGACGTCTACGTGGACCGCTACGATATAGACGGGGCGAGCCGCCAGATAATGATAGGCGTGCGCGGCCTCGACCTCTCGCATCTCCAGAATCCGACGTGGGTCAACACTCACCTCGAATTCACGCACGGCTACGGCGTCGTCATGAACCCGGTCAACGAGATAGCCTCGGGCGGCCTTCCCCACTTCTTTATGAAGGACATCCCGGTCAAGTCGGAAATCGGCATAGAGCTGACGCGCCCGGAGATCTATTTCAGCCCGTCCACGGCGCATGGCTCTTACGTGCTGGTCAAGACGAACGTCAAGGAGTTCGACTACCCGATGGGCGACTCCAACGTCCGCTCCGTCTACGCGGAGGACGGCGGCGTCTCGATAGGCTCGATGTGGCGCAGGCTGCTCTTCACTCTGAGATTCCGCGACACGGAGATACTCTTCACCGGCGCTCTGACGGAGGAGAGCCGCGTGCTGTACAACCGCAACGTGCTGCTCGCCTTCCATAAGGTCGCGCCGTTCCTCATCTACGATATGGACACCTATCCTCTGATACTCGACGGGCGCGTGAAGTGGATGCAGGACGCCTTCACATGGTCGGACCGCTATCCGTATTCCAAGCCTTTCACGACCGGCGACAGGTCGCTCGCGCACTTCGCCGGCGTCAACTACGTGCGCAACAGCGTAAAGGCCGTGGCCGACGCATACACCGGGCGCATGGAGTTCTACGCGGTGGACGAGGACGACCCGATAATCCGCTCGTGGATGAAGATATTCCCCGAGCTGTTCCGTCCGAAAGGCGGAATGTCGGAGAAGCTCTGGGAGCACGCGCGCTATCCGCAGGACCTGTTCGAGGTTCAGACGGACGTCTACTGCACATATCACATGACCGATACGAACACCTACTACAACCGCGAGGACGTCTGGGAGGTCACGCCGAACGGGCGCGAGCGCCGCATCGAACCGAACTACGTGACGATGCGCCTCTGGGGCGAGGAGAAGGCTGAGTTCGCCGTAATCGTGCCGTATATGCCGCTTGGGCGAGACAATCTAATCGGATGGATGGCCGGACGCTGCGACCCCGGAAATTACGGCGAGCTGCTCGTCTATGAATTCCCGAAGCAGAAGCTTATCTACGGCCCGGCTCAGGTCGAGGCGCTCATAGACCAGAATCCGGAAATTTCCGCGCAGCTTTCGCTCTGGAGCCAGAGAGGCTCGGACGTCATACGCGGCGACCTTCTCGTCATACCGATAGGGAAGTCGCTGCTCTACGTGCAGCCGCTCTACCTCAAGGCCGAGACCGGCGAACTGCCTGAGCTTAAGCGCGTCATAGTCTCGACGGGAGGCCGCGTCGCGTGGGCCGACGATTTCGGCGGCGCTCTGAGCAAGCTGATGAAGCAGAAAATCAGCCTGAAAGACGAAGCGCCGAAGCAGGCCGCTCCTTCGTCCTCCGCTTCGGCGGAGACGCAGGCCGCGCACGCGCCGGCGGACATCGCGTCGCTGATAAACGAGGCGCAGCGGCTCTACGACGCTTCGCAGAGCGCGCAGCGCGGCGGAGACTGGGCCGGATACGGCGAGAATATACGCAGGCTCGGCGAGGTGCTCGGACGCATGAGGGAGCTCGGGCTCTAG
- a CDS encoding DUF6282 family protein, with translation MTAGMTRRDFIKTMGAAGGAALMGGAARAAAEAAENVAADGILKGVCDIHIHCAPDTKPRCTSELGLSRRAKAAGCRALMFKSNDWSCHDRAYLIREAVPGFEVFGSICMNRVHGGRVNVYAAEQAVKTDGGLCRCIWMPTLAAEYPLRGAGGDFRGIPVLDGSGAVLPEVVRVMEICAEANIIFATGHCSPDESLTLAAKAKEVGVHKFVVTHVNSLMWKMTRGQIERAVELGAYVEYCYLPRLWGPGTGNPEFERQSAEEFLSYARTVPERSFISTDLGQRGNPDPLDGMRMCIEELTAAGVPQRDIDLMVRVNPARLIGLE, from the coding sequence ATGACGGCGGGCATGACGAGAAGAGATTTTATAAAAACGATGGGCGCCGCGGGCGGCGCGGCTCTGATGGGCGGAGCCGCACGCGCTGCGGCCGAGGCGGCGGAAAATGTAGCTGCGGACGGAATTTTGAAGGGCGTCTGCGACATACACATACACTGCGCGCCCGACACGAAGCCGCGCTGCACGAGCGAGCTCGGCCTGTCGCGGCGCGCGAAGGCCGCGGGCTGCCGCGCACTGATGTTCAAGTCCAACGACTGGAGCTGCCACGACAGGGCCTATCTCATACGCGAGGCCGTGCCGGGCTTCGAGGTGTTCGGAAGCATCTGTATGAACCGCGTCCACGGCGGCCGCGTCAACGTCTACGCCGCAGAGCAGGCGGTCAAAACGGACGGCGGCCTCTGCCGCTGCATCTGGATGCCGACGCTCGCGGCCGAATATCCTCTGCGCGGCGCGGGCGGAGATTTCCGCGGCATTCCCGTGCTCGACGGGAGCGGCGCGGTGCTGCCCGAGGTCGTGCGCGTCATGGAAATATGCGCGGAGGCAAACATAATTTTCGCGACGGGCCACTGCTCGCCCGACGAGAGCCTGACGCTCGCCGCGAAGGCGAAGGAGGTCGGCGTGCACAAGTTCGTCGTCACACACGTGAACTCGCTGATGTGGAAGATGACGCGCGGCCAGATAGAGCGCGCCGTCGAGCTCGGCGCCTACGTCGAATACTGCTACCTGCCTCGCCTCTGGGGGCCGGGGACAGGCAACCCTGAGTTCGAACGCCAGAGCGCGGAGGAATTCCTGAGCTACGCGCGCACCGTCCCCGAGCGCAGCTTCATATCAACGGACCTCGGACAGCGCGGCAACCCCGACCCGCTCGACGGCATGAGGATGTGCATAGAAGAGCTGACCGCGGCCGGCGTTCCGCAGCGCGACATAGACCTAATGGTGCGCGTCAACCCCGCGCGCCTCATCGGACTGGAATAG
- a CDS encoding aldo/keto reductase: protein MGRTGVNVSALGFGLLRLPMLADGKTVDMDQSVAMVRRAIEGGVNYIDTGRVYLGGQSEAVAGKALAGNWRDRVYLTSKAAWWIMERPEDFEKQFDESRRAMNTDVIDFYHIHMIMHRGWREKVIPYKLIDKMMKLKEQGKIRFAGFSFHDRLQLFKEVLDANPGWDFCLIQHNYLDYEYEAGVLGPKYAAANGMGLAVMKPVRTGFLANLPQSMRDALRSTGVTKPDAEWALDYLWDIPEVSVTVSGMGSMADVEANLDYASRAKPDMLTPDEREALGRAIRAYRGTPGHVDCTGCYQCIPCPHNVAVGYIFAYVYNNYLLHRNKERAMFDYTTSMSPIQRGAPASACVDCGECLPKCPQKLDIPKHLKEVAAEFGF from the coding sequence ATGGGGCGCACTGGCGTAAACGTCTCGGCGCTCGGCTTCGGCCTCCTGCGCCTGCCGATGCTCGCCGACGGCAAAACCGTGGACATGGACCAGAGCGTCGCGATGGTGCGCCGCGCTATAGAAGGCGGCGTAAACTACATCGACACCGGGCGCGTCTACCTCGGCGGGCAGAGCGAGGCGGTCGCGGGCAAAGCGCTCGCTGGAAACTGGCGCGACCGCGTCTACCTCACGTCGAAGGCCGCGTGGTGGATCATGGAGCGCCCCGAAGATTTTGAAAAGCAGTTCGACGAGTCGCGCCGCGCCATGAACACCGACGTGATAGACTTCTACCACATCCACATGATAATGCACCGCGGCTGGCGCGAAAAAGTCATTCCCTACAAACTCATCGACAAGATGATGAAGCTCAAGGAGCAGGGCAAAATACGCTTCGCCGGCTTCTCCTTCCACGACAGGCTCCAGCTATTCAAAGAAGTGCTGGACGCGAACCCGGGCTGGGATTTCTGCCTCATTCAGCACAACTACCTCGACTACGAGTACGAGGCGGGAGTGCTCGGGCCGAAATACGCCGCGGCAAACGGCATGGGCCTCGCCGTGATGAAGCCCGTGCGCACGGGATTCCTCGCCAACCTTCCGCAGTCGATGCGCGACGCGCTGCGCTCGACCGGCGTGACGAAGCCCGACGCCGAATGGGCGCTCGACTACCTCTGGGACATTCCGGAGGTCAGCGTCACGGTCAGCGGCATGGGCTCGATGGCCGACGTCGAGGCCAACCTCGACTACGCGTCGCGCGCGAAGCCGGACATGCTGACCCCAGACGAGCGCGAAGCTCTGGGCCGGGCGATACGCGCCTACCGCGGCACGCCGGGCCACGTTGACTGCACCGGCTGCTACCAGTGCATCCCGTGCCCGCACAACGTCGCCGTCGGCTACATCTTCGCCTACGTCTACAACAACTACCTGCTCCACAGAAACAAAGAGCGCGCTATGTTCGACTACACGACTTCGATGTCCCCGATACAGCGCGGCGCTCCCGCATCCGCCTGCGTAGACTGCGGAGAATGTTTGCCCAAATGCCCGCAGAAGCTCGACATCCCGAAACACCTTAAAGAAGTGGCGGCTGAGTTCGGCTTCTAG
- a CDS encoding Synerg-CTERM sorting domain-containing protein — MRENENSLKKKHISFLHKKLNFRSFSYFSTFLLFVFIFALYAMTFAAPARAEIEPVTPPTDANGVYQISTAGHLVFFSDVVNGTNGQTRDTNASAVLLADIDLTAANGGTEYGWTPIGDGSNSYTGTFDGGGYTIDGLSINSPDDDYIGLFGNIDGGNVKNLTVRTAGADTGSGVYAVAGYRYVGIIAGYINNGAVIENCATHGSVQATDSYTGGVVGLSDETGAATSISGCVNNAVVHSAGDRVGGIAGYNGCTVSNCTNNGKVTGGGLNIGGIVGFNYIKVTNCTNNAAVSGDKRTGGIAGACTSGTVSNCTNNGTVTGDGGTGGIVGFGHGCTVTNCTNTEEVSGSATTGGIVGWCNSGVRLTDCMNLGNVTGGGDVGGVWGYAVNSPTVENCGFLQTETINNGLSGAGKDGSSGGITAITTDDAAQKVVTTLSASIDNAMIAHGGTATITLSTSPGMPSDAFDQTSGVVRGGRAESSNLNVATAAYNDNGTITVAGIAEGTATITVKATLHVTDLSALSDDSLLAYSVDGEEVSFTFDVTVSNVALESISLSPASDDIEMKIGDTQSFSIIYSPTNATNKSVTWSASSEGIVNITDNGNGTATVEATGAGAATITATSADGGLTASVTVTVTAAETGPEPTPEPEPEPETPQSSGGGGGGCSAGFGALALFALIPLVLRKKK; from the coding sequence ATGAGAGAAAACGAAAATTCACTAAAAAAGAAACATATCTCCTTCCTCCATAAAAAATTAAACTTTCGATCGTTTTCATACTTTTCCACATTTTTACTCTTCGTATTTATATTCGCGCTCTACGCCATGACGTTCGCCGCGCCCGCGCGTGCCGAGATAGAACCGGTAACTCCGCCGACGGACGCGAACGGCGTATATCAGATTTCCACGGCGGGACATCTTGTATTCTTCAGCGACGTGGTCAACGGCACGAACGGGCAAACTCGGGACACGAACGCGAGCGCCGTGCTGCTTGCCGACATAGACCTCACGGCAGCTAACGGCGGTACGGAATACGGCTGGACGCCGATAGGCGACGGCTCCAACAGCTACACCGGCACGTTCGACGGCGGCGGGTATACGATAGACGGCCTGTCGATAAACAGCCCAGACGACGATTACATCGGACTTTTCGGAAATATAGACGGCGGTAATGTGAAGAACCTGACCGTCAGAACCGCCGGCGCGGATACGGGCAGCGGTGTATACGCTGTAGCAGGCTATAGGTACGTCGGCATAATAGCTGGCTATATAAACAACGGCGCGGTCATAGAAAACTGCGCGACTCACGGCAGCGTGCAGGCAACCGATTCCTACACCGGCGGCGTCGTCGGACTCAGCGACGAGACAGGCGCAGCCACTTCAATAAGCGGATGCGTAAACAACGCCGTCGTACACAGTGCGGGCGACCGTGTCGGCGGGATAGCCGGGTACAACGGCTGTACCGTCTCCAACTGCACAAACAACGGCAAGGTAACAGGAGGAGGGCTGAACATCGGAGGTATCGTCGGTTTCAACTATATTAAGGTGACAAACTGCACGAACAACGCCGCTGTGTCGGGCGACAAGCGCACCGGCGGAATAGCGGGAGCCTGCACTAGCGGAACCGTCTCCAACTGTACGAACAACGGCACGGTAACAGGAGACGGCGGCACGGGCGGTATAGTCGGGTTTGGCCACGGCTGTACAGTGACGAACTGCACGAACACCGAGGAGGTGTCCGGCAGCGCAACTACCGGAGGAATCGTCGGATGGTGCAATTCCGGCGTACGTCTCACCGACTGCATGAACCTGGGAAATGTGACAGGAGGCGGCGACGTGGGCGGCGTCTGGGGGTATGCAGTTAATTCGCCCACAGTTGAAAACTGCGGATTCCTTCAGACCGAGACCATAAACAACGGGCTGAGCGGAGCGGGCAAAGACGGCAGTTCTGGCGGCATTACTGCGATAACGACGGACGACGCCGCTCAGAAGGTAGTCACAACTCTCTCCGCGTCGATAGACAACGCTATGATAGCGCATGGCGGAACGGCAACGATTACGCTCTCCACCTCCCCCGGCATGCCTTCGGACGCGTTCGACCAGACGAGCGGCGTGGTTCGCGGCGGGCGGGCTGAAAGCTCCAACCTAAACGTCGCGACGGCGGCATACAACGATAACGGCACGATAACGGTAGCGGGAATCGCCGAAGGCACAGCGACGATAACGGTGAAGGCGACGCTGCACGTCACCGACCTCTCGGCTCTGTCGGACGACAGCTTGCTAGCCTACTCCGTTGATGGCGAAGAGGTCTCGTTCACCTTCGACGTGACGGTCTCAAACGTCGCGCTTGAGTCTATCTCGCTCTCGCCCGCCTCCGACGACATCGAGATGAAAATCGGCGATACGCAGAGCTTCTCCATAATCTACTCCCCGACCAACGCGACGAACAAATCCGTAACGTGGAGCGCATCGTCCGAGGGCATCGTGAATATCACGGACAACGGAAACGGCACGGCGACCGTCGAAGCCACCGGCGCGGGCGCCGCGACGATAACCGCGACGAGCGCAGACGGCGGCTTAACCGCAAGCGTGACTGTGACGGTGACAGCTGCGGAAACCGGACCGGAACCGACGCCCGAACCTGAACCCGAGCCCGAAACGCCGCAGAGTTCCGGCGGCGGAGGCGGCGGCTGTTCCGCAGGATTCGGCGCGCTTGCGTTGTTTGCGCTGATACCGCTTGTACTGAGAAAGAAGAAATAA
- a CDS encoding DUF4405 domain-containing protein codes for MKASMKFKILVDVAMTAALYFCMAYMLVGEEAHEWAGSGLLLLFILHNVLNRRWYGALFAGRWTALRIFQTAVNLLCLVSMAAAAVSGAAMSRYIYDVPFLRDGASLARVVHMLAAYWGYCFMSLHLGLHWSMMIGMVKSSPLAARAPRGTGAVMRLAGFAAACFGVSALLRQNLLAYMFLRSQFVFFDFERPLALFFLDYAGIMALWVWTAHYLRALMLRSARKS; via the coding sequence GTGAAGGCTTCGATGAAGTTCAAAATTCTAGTAGACGTCGCTATGACGGCGGCGCTTTACTTCTGTATGGCCTACATGCTCGTCGGCGAAGAGGCGCACGAATGGGCCGGGAGCGGCCTCCTCCTGCTCTTCATCCTACACAACGTTCTGAACCGAAGGTGGTACGGCGCGCTCTTCGCAGGACGCTGGACCGCGCTGAGGATTTTCCAGACCGCCGTCAACCTGCTCTGCCTCGTCTCGATGGCCGCCGCGGCAGTCAGCGGCGCCGCGATGTCGCGCTATATCTACGACGTGCCCTTCCTCAGAGACGGCGCGTCGCTCGCGCGCGTCGTCCACATGCTCGCCGCCTACTGGGGCTACTGCTTCATGTCACTGCACCTCGGCCTGCACTGGAGCATGATGATCGGGATGGTCAAGAGCTCGCCGCTCGCCGCGCGCGCGCCGCGCGGAACCGGGGCCGTGATGCGGCTCGCGGGCTTCGCCGCGGCCTGCTTCGGCGTGAGCGCGCTTCTGCGTCAGAATCTGCTCGCTTATATGTTCCTTCGCAGCCAGTTCGTATTTTTCGACTTCGAGCGCCCGCTCGCGCTTTTCTTTCTCGACTATGCCGGAATAATGGCTCTCTGGGTGTGGACGGCCCATTACCTCCGCGCCCTCATGCTCCGCTCCGCGCGCAAAAGTTGA
- a CDS encoding DUF4491 family protein — translation MNLAGIAAAAVCFVCIGLFHPIVIMAEYRFSARCWPVFLAAGALCIASSLFFEALLVSVALGAIGCSCLWSIIELKEQERRVARGWFPKNPKRAAKESRGGADGK, via the coding sequence GTGAACTTGGCGGGGATCGCGGCGGCGGCCGTCTGCTTCGTCTGTATAGGTTTATTCCATCCGATCGTCATAATGGCCGAATATCGCTTCTCGGCGCGCTGCTGGCCAGTCTTTCTCGCGGCCGGGGCGCTCTGCATAGCCTCATCGCTGTTCTTTGAGGCGCTGCTCGTCTCCGTAGCGCTCGGCGCGATAGGATGCAGCTGCCTGTGGAGCATAATAGAGCTGAAAGAGCAGGAGCGGCGCGTCGCGCGGGGATGGTTCCCTAAAAATCCAAAACGCGCGGCGAAGGAGAGTCGAGGCGGTGCGGACGGAAAGTGA
- a CDS encoding GNAT family N-acetyltransferase — protein MYDDDVRIRLAKPAEAEELTDIAWRSKGYWDYPSDVMNRFRGLLTIKQDFVEANPTYLIEHDDTGEKLGFYALEKKNGGWWLRHMWVLPEEIGTGLGGKLFCHACEIAETMGAEELNILSDPNSEGFYLHMGAERAGEAESKEMPGCTQPVLRVKL, from the coding sequence ATGTACGACGACGATGTTCGAATACGTCTCGCGAAACCCGCAGAGGCCGAAGAGCTGACAGACATAGCCTGGCGCTCCAAAGGCTACTGGGACTATCCGTCAGACGTGATGAACAGATTCCGCGGGCTTCTTACGATAAAGCAGGATTTTGTAGAGGCGAACCCGACATACCTCATCGAGCACGACGACACGGGCGAAAAGCTCGGCTTCTACGCGCTCGAAAAGAAAAACGGCGGCTGGTGGCTGCGCCACATGTGGGTGCTGCCAGAGGAGATAGGCACCGGGCTCGGAGGCAAGCTCTTCTGCCACGCCTGCGAGATAGCCGAGACGATGGGCGCGGAGGAGCTCAACATCCTCTCCGACCCGAACTCCGAAGGCTTCTACCTCCACATGGGTGCGGAGCGCGCCGGCGAGGCCGAGAGCAAAGAAATGCCGGGCTGCACTCAGCCGGTGCTCCGCGTAAAGCTTTAA
- a CDS encoding prolyl-tRNA synthetase associated domain-containing protein, with protein MPLTKEEVRAKLTEMGIKFEVMEHGPVYTIDEMKQIEGMKIEDVCKNLFLRDDRGKRHFLVVLDEAKNADLKAIRAQIGSSRLSFASEDRLMEHLGLTKGAVTPLGVLNDCAAGVEVLMDEDLRGRPRLGVHPCDNTETLWISAADIEKIIKSRGNSLKFIRI; from the coding sequence ATGCCGCTGACAAAAGAAGAAGTCCGAGCCAAGCTGACTGAGATGGGAATAAAGTTCGAAGTCATGGAGCACGGCCCCGTCTACACCATAGACGAGATGAAACAGATAGAGGGCATGAAGATAGAAGACGTATGCAAAAACCTCTTCCTGCGCGACGACAGGGGCAAGCGCCACTTCCTCGTCGTCCTCGACGAAGCGAAGAACGCCGACCTAAAGGCGATACGCGCGCAGATAGGCAGCAGCCGTCTCAGCTTCGCCTCGGAAGACCGCCTCATGGAGCACCTCGGCCTCACGAAAGGCGCGGTGACTCCGCTCGGCGTGCTCAACGACTGCGCCGCCGGCGTCGAAGTCCTCATGGACGAAGACCTGCGCGGCCGCCCGCGCCTCGGCGTCCACCCCTGCGACAACACAGAGACGCTTTGGATATCCGCCGCCGACATCGAAAAAATAATCAAATCGCGCGGCAACAGCCTGAAATTCATCAGAATCTAG